From the genome of Oryza glaberrima chromosome 1, OglaRS2, whole genome shotgun sequence:
TGGCCGATATGATTTTAGGTCCCCGCCCAAGTGCACATAtatgcccccctccccccaggGGCATATCCTCATCCCATATGGGAAAATTTCCATctgtagcaaccacataaatATTGAGGGGACTATATATGAAAccaacaaataaatttataggaGTTAAAATGATCATGCATTGACACTTCACTTCCTTAAAAACTTAGGGATGGATGATTGGTGAGATAGGTGTTCCTTATAATTATAGGGGAGAGGCTATGTGATATAtgtgggaaaaggaaaaatagtaaataaattCATGGGCATGGTTTTATTCGCAAACAATTGAAATACTATATGCTTTAGAAAAAGAGACGGGTGGAGCGCGTGAAAACAGACATATCATGCCAAAGCGAACCCTCTGGAAGGACAAGATCACAACGCATAGAAGAGCTATAAAAGATGACCCCACAATTAGCACTAGGAGCATCGATGAATTGAGAAACTTCTCTAGCTTTGTCACCCAAGCGctcaatttttttacttaccCCTGATCTCTTTTGTTTATACTTAGCCTTCTGTGTTTCCCATGGATCTCCTTCTTCGTTGATTGATATACTATTGCGGTTGATACTAGTGTTATTATTGCTTATAGATACAATTGATTAATGCCATACATCAAAAAGACAAGGTAATTCTATTTTCTCCTTATCAgtttttcaactcaaattcttGTTTATTGCAACCAAAAGTTATTATGTATTAGTTTACTAAATCAAATGTTTTCTCTTTTGATAAGATGCGGGTGAAGATCAGGTCGGAGACACAGGAATTTTACAGGAATTTCAAATGCGACGATTTAATTATTGTACGGACCGGAACCATGAAAATTCATGGGTTTCAAACAAGGTTCCATCTacatcatcatgcatgcatcgagCCAAGGGCTATATCTACCTACAGATATGTAAGTCCCTCTAGTATGTCTTGTCCAAACAGATTCTAATTTGGCAAAGATGCACTCCCTCGtctaaaaaaaaaccctccgcaaatcaaatctttttttatggagggtTGAATTGTTCCATTtatctttcatttttttaattatttttttcagatgtAATATTGTACTCTATGTTCAGGTAACAAGTTTCGtgtttttacatatatatcGATGTACAACTAAGAGTATTATATATGATTAACCTATTTTACTTGGGTGTTGCTTGTTAGTCTGCTGCTAACATATAAAAGCAATTAAATGTGTAGTAACTGAAAAGGTGGTGAGTCATGGGATAGAGGATATGTGGCACACAAACTATATAGTAGCATACAAAATTAATAAAGTATTAACATACAAAGCTTGTTAGCTATCTGCTAACATACAAGAGTAATAAAGTAGTAAGTACGTGGAGTATAAGTTATATAGCTAGGACCACAACAAACATCACATGATCTATACATGGCAATGCATGTGAACCATGCACTTACTGCAAGTGGCAATCCAGAGTATATGCATGGACAACCTTGGTATTAGGTAGCTAATTACCAAAATAAGATAGCTGCTTGCGTTACACAATTTACAAAAGACATGCTAGAATTTAAAGTAAAATACAAAGAGGTCTAGCAGGAAAGGAGCCGAAAGTTTGCTTAGTTTGCTAGCAAGGGATCAAGTACTTATCTACCATTCCATTGACCCATGCACCTGTCAATTAGTATTGGCTGGAAGCAAGCTAGTATATATATGCGTGACTCATTTATTGTCGTCATGTGTTTAGTATTAGCATGCCTTGACGATGAACGCCTATATTAaagtaaataaaagaaaaacaaattcctccatacatcatgcatgcatctagAGCTAACTGTCCATCGATCATCTAGCTAGCTTAGAGATAGATCAGTATGGCACGTCAATTCAGCATAAAGATACATCTGTATGGTATATGAGAAGACAAACATATGGCTGTATATATGGTTCAATTAACAAGCAAATCAAGATAAAACAAAACTACATTGCTTTATTTTGGTTGTCTTTAGCAGAGAGTAGTGTGGAATGCAAGGTTTGGCCTTGTGAGCCCCACATATATTAAAGCTACCCATTTCATTGAAAAAGATACACGCAAACCAAACCCACAAGAAACTAAtaaacttttttctttcttcaaatctcttttgttttccttctcaacATTATAGATGTCTAGAGAAATCTGACCCTTTTGGGCCTATATAAACCATCCTACCTTGCCTAGCATGTTCATCCTCACATCATATTGTGTTCATCCTCATACCACCAACCAATTAGTGCCAGTAGCGAGTTTCTGCAGTTGTAGTTCAAGTAAGGTGATGCACCTCCTAGCTTATTATTCTTGCACTTACTACTATATATTGGTTTTTGTATTGGTACTGTGAATAGTATTGCTTTGAGAAAAATGTTATTATGTTTGCAATCAAGCTAGCTATCTCTTTCTGTGGGACTGTAAGATCATCTATGATATTTTCATCTTTTTGCTTATTGTTAAACTAGAAAACTAAGAAAAGATAGTAACAAAGTGTATGTGCTTAATATTTAGGTATATCATTCAGAGCAACAAAGGGAAGCAATGGAGCAAACTTTGGATGTACATAGATCGTTGAGGCCACCAATGCCAATGGCTCAACAACAAATGGATGAATTTTGGAGGGACCGACAAAAGGAGATTGAGATGACAAAGGACTTCAGTGAGCACATGATCCCTATGGCCCGCTTGAAGAAGATCATATCTTCTCAAAAGGGTAACATGATGATGACCTTTGACATGCCAGCGTTCTTATCAAAGATGTGTGAGCTCTTTGTACAAGAACTTGCTGTGCGTGCATGGGCATGTGCCCAGTCTCATAACCGATGCATCATACTAGACACGGATATTGCTGAAGCCGTAGCCTCTACTGAGTCTTATGACTTTCTTGTTGATATACTCCACAATCACAGTGTGAAGCAAAAATCCACTCCTTGTTCTTCCACCAAGCGTTGTAGGTTAGTTGTTCAACCTTCTGCATCTCACATTCCCCACCAACATCTGCTGCCACAGTTTGCTCCTACATATACTTCGGCCATCCCTATTACTCCTAGTTTAATGCCATTAATTTCTCAATGCACACCATCCTCTTTTCCATCCTTGCCACAAGAAAAGTTCCCATTGATGGCACCCACACCCATTGTGAATAGATCAATGTTGTTTATCGATAATATAGCAAGGGGTCTGGGCTTACAAGGAAACAATATCAATGCAGTTGCCAACAATAATATCCTAGACAATATTGTTGGTTGTAGTAGCCCTGCGGTTCTTGCAAGTATGATGAATCTTGCTTTACTTGGGCCTTCAGGGGCACCACTAAATCCTCCAAACTCCCAATCCTACAACTGCACAATGGATATAATTAACTCCAATGATGCTTGTGGTTCCAATAATAGTAGCGTAATTATTGCAAATCAAGCAAATATTGCTCCCTCTGGCCATTTTTATCCCATTGCCCTTCAGTCCTCATTCTCGACGTTCTTACATAGTAACAACAATGACACGATTACTGCTATACCGGAGGGTGTAGATATTAGCGACATCATGCATGTTACAAGCGATGTTGATGCTGCTACAAAGGTTTTCAGTGGCCAAGAAGAACAACATGAGAAAGAAACTAACGTTGAGTGGCATCATCAAAATGAGATATATGAAAGTATTGATATAGGAATCATCATTGCTACTACTAGAGATGGTAATAAATGTAGTATTAGCTGGGATGAATTGGGAATGGCTGAAGATTCGTTGCTAGATAATTTTTTGGAGGAGCTTCAAGTAAGAAAGGATGATGTTTCGGACACCAGGATTGCATTCAACAAAGACCCATTCCTTGATGATGTTGTCTTGTCAAATCCAAGCACCAGTAATGGCAACAAGTAAATGAGGTGGCAAGTCTTATTCATCCCCTTTTGTAACAATGAAGTTGTAACATTCCTTCTTGTTTAATATAATGTCTTTTGTTTTGAGAGAAATAAGAGAATTAGAGAATTTATTATATGTTACAATGGAAATTTGAAAAGCATATGCACATGTATGGTGATCCTGAAGATGCGATTTCAGGAAACAACAACGATGACACTAGTCGGTGACGTAGTTGTTCCCTATAGATGAGCTATTTCTACAAGGGAGCTCCTATCACTGTAGCTATAGTCATGCACCCCCATGGTGTGCATGCTGTTGCTGTTGTCGATGTTGACCTGATGCACCTCTGCCTTAGACCCCACTTCCAACTCATTCTCTTGTGACTCCAAAGGCAACATGCTGTTGTCTTTCTCTATCGTCTGTGCCACGCTACTGCTCACTCCCGGGCATGGGCCTAGATTGGGATAAATGTCATTGCCAATAAGAGATGGAGCTCGATTAAGGCAATTTcatctattaattagaatgtTGAGTCGGTTTGTTAGAGATTTGGTAAGAGACAGCCGTATATGGTCTTATTTGTATTAACTTTAGAAATAATAGACTGAGTTTGTACTCGGCATATAAATATGAACCCCATAGCATTGAAATAAGGGAGCCAATCCAATATAACTTCGGTGCATCGCCATCTTTTTACTTTTCTCGTTTCTAGCGAG
Proteins encoded in this window:
- the LOC127760303 gene encoding uncharacterized protein LOC127760303; translated protein: MEQTLDVHRSLRPPMPMAQQQMDEFWRDRQKEIEMTKDFSEHMIPMARLKKIISSQKGNMMMTFDMPAFLSKMCELFVQELAVRAWACAQSHNRCIILDTDIAEAVASTESYDFLVDILHNHSVKQKSTPCSSTKRCRLVVQPSASHIPHQHLLPQFAPTYTSAIPITPSLMPLISQCTPSSFPSLPQEKFPLMAPTPIVNRSMLFIDNIARGLGLQGNNINAVANNNILDNIVGCSSPAVLASMMNLALLGPSGAPLNPPNSQSYNCTMDIINSNDACGSNNSSVIIANQANIAPSGHFYPIALQSSFSTFLHSNNNDTITAIPEGVDISDIMHVTSDVDAATKVFSGQEEQHEKETNVEWHHQNEIYESIDIGIIIATTRDGNKCSISWDELGMAEDSLLDNFLEELQVRKDDVSDTRIAFNKDPFLDDVVLSNPSTSNGNK